The Manihot esculenta cultivar AM560-2 chromosome 11, M.esculenta_v8, whole genome shotgun sequence genome includes a region encoding these proteins:
- the LOC110627126 gene encoding B3 domain-containing transcription factor FUS3, producing MMMKQEASHEKAEACVWMTGGEGVAAEGDKARDGSDRGCVTRSRDLVAVVSFGVIRKKRMPRQRRPSSSINHLFSLPTAFTTTTTSHASSSSSHHLSTSPARVIDQRRLSFLFQKELKNSDVSSLKRMILPKKAAEAHLPLLESKEGIFISMDDLDGMHVWSFKYRYWPNNNSRMYVLENTGDFANTHGLQPGDFIMVYKDNLNQNYVIQAKKASDEDVYANITLTEVDDIFLHDFKEINKSSFFNMNYPIVDNTGLSFIYDNTTFSDDSPLDFLGGSLTNYSRIGHMESFGSVESLSLDEFN from the exons ATGATGATGAAACAAGAGGCGAGTCATGAAAAAGCCGAGGCATGTGTTTGGATGACCGGTGGAGAGGGTGTTGCTGCGGAGGGGGACAAGGCCCGTGATGGGTCGGATCGGGGCTGTGTAACCCGTAGTCGTGATCTTGTTGCTGTGGTTAGTTTTGGTGTCATAAGGAAGAAAAGGATGCCCAGACAGAGGAGACCATCTTCTTCTATTAATCACCTTTTCTCTCTTCCTACCGCtttcaccaccaccaccacttcGCACGCGTCTTCCTCCTCTTCGCATCACCTTTCCACTTCCCCTGCACGT GTTATTGATCAAAGGAGATTGAGTTTCCTCTTTCAAAAGGAACTTAAGAACAGTGATGTAAGCTCCCTGAAGAGGATGATACTCCCAAAG AAAGCAGCAGAGGCACATCTCCCTCTCCTCGAGTCGAAAGAAGGAATTTTTATCAGCATGGATGACTTGGatggtatgcatgtttggagctTCAAATACAG GTACTGGCCTAATAACAATAGCCGAATGTATGTACTTGAAAATACTG GAGATTTCGCTAACACGCATGGATTACAACCAGGAGACTTTATTATGGTGTATAAAGACAATCTAAATCAGAATTAC GTCATTCAGGCTAAGAAGGCTTCGGATGAAGATGTATATGCAAATATAACTCTGACTGAAGTTGACGATATCTTTCTTCATGATTTCAAGGAGATTAATAAATCCAGCTTCTTTAACATGAATTATCCAATAGTAGACAATACTGGGTTATCGTTTATCTATGACAACACTACCTTCTCCGACGATTCACCACTTGATTTTTTGGGTGGATCACTGACTAACTATTCAAGAATTGGACATATGGAAAGCTTTGGATCTGTGGAGAGCTTGTCGCTGGACGAGTTCAATTAG